A single Eleginops maclovinus isolate JMC-PN-2008 ecotype Puerto Natales chromosome 5, JC_Emac_rtc_rv5, whole genome shotgun sequence DNA region contains:
- the LOC134864249 gene encoding ribosomal protein S6 kinase beta-2-like isoform X2, whose translation MKERSQDDVCDLTVTEPENVQTEEVELTSESVNRDSERVGPDCFELLTVLGKGAYGKVFQVRKVQGAQTGNIFAMKVLKKAKIVCNAKDTAHTRAEREILETVRHPFIVDLLYAFQTGGKLYLILECLSGGELFMQLEKEGIFMEDTACFYLGEITMALGHLHSNGIIYRDLKPENIMLNHQGHIKLTDFGLCKESIHDGTVTHTFCGTIEYMAPEILTRSGHNRAVDWWSLGALMYDMMTGSPPFTAENRKKTMDKILKCKINLPPYLTIDARDLIKKLLKKSASQRLGSSKEDCADIQKHPFFRHINWDDLLNKVVEPPYKPRLQSDEDVSQFDTRFTRQTPVDSPDDTTLSHSAELAFAGFTYVAPSVLESLKEGFSFEPRTRPVRRHNSSPRTPISPMKFSSAGPFKTSMDREHDVFPPTSPPAASGHASLENGGASQPIRTPARNNKQKGHRR comes from the exons GATGATGTCTGTGACTTGACTGTAACAGAACCAGAGAA TGTGCAGACGGAGGAGGTGGAGTTGACCAGTGAGAGTGTCaacagagacagtgagagagtgGGACCGGACTGCTTTGAGCTTCTAACCGTGCTCGGAAAAGGAGCCTAtggcaag GTTTTCCAGGTGAGGAAGGTTCAAGGTGCCCAGACTGGAAACATATTTGCCATGAAGGTCCTGAAAAAG GCGAAGATAGTGTGTAATGCTAAAGACACAGCCCATACACGAGCAGAGCGGGAGATCCTGGAGACCGTGAGACACCCGTTCATCGTGGATCTGCTCTACGCCTTCCAGACTGGGGGAAAACTCTACCTCATACTTGAGTGTCTGAGTG GAGGTGAGCTGTTCATGCAGCTGGAGAAGGAGGGAATCTTCATGGAGGACACTGCTTG ttTCTATCTAGGAGAGATCACAATGGCTCTGGGTCACCTCCACTCTAACGGGATCATTTACCGAGACCTCAAACCTGAAAACATCATGCTTAATCaccaag gacACATCAAGCTTACTGACTTTGGTCTCTGTAAGGAATCCATTCATGATGGAACTGTCACCCACACTTTCTGTGGCACCATAGAGTACAT GGCTCCAGAGATCCTGACCAGGTCgggtcacaacagagccgtaGACTGGTGGAGTCTCGGAGCCCTGATGTACGATATGATGACCGGATCG CCTCCATTCACAGCTGAAAACAGGAAGAAGACCATGGATAAGATTCTTAAGTGTAAAATCAATCTGCCTCCATACCTTACCATTGATGCCAGAGACCTCATCAAGAAG TTGTTGAAGAAGAGTGCATCCCAAAGACTTGGCTCCAGTAAGGAAGACTGTGCCGATATCCAG AAACATCCGTTCTTCAGGCATATCAACTGGGATGACCTGCTGAATAAGGTCGTAGAGCCGCCTTACAAGCCACGCCTG CAATCGGACGAGGATGTGAGCCAGTTTGACACCAGATTCACTCGACAGACACCAGTGGACAGTCCTGACGACACAACACTCAGCCACAGTGCAGAGCTCGCTTTCGCT GGTTTCACCTACGTGGCTCCATCCGTCCTAGAGAGTTTAAAAGAAGGTTTCTCATTCGAACCCCGAACACGACCTGTACGCCGACACAACAGCAGTCCACGCACACCcatcag TCCTATGAAATTTTCCTCGGCGGGACCTTTCAAGACCAGCATGGACAGAGAGCATGATGTTTTCCCTCCCACCTCACCACCAGCAGCTTCAGGTCATGCCTCACTGGAAAACGGAGGGGCCAGTCAGCCGATCCGGACTCCGGCAAGGAACAACAAGCAGAAGGGACACCGGAGATGA
- the LOC134864250 gene encoding C-type mannose receptor 2-like: MKLSLVLCLLLAVVLSVRAKVLTNVEAVTLTTTPVPVTTVTGLYNDTTSTISTTTRPPTVTATPPISSPSTTTPVPTTQAPLSPSQIMCPKGWKLFQGRCYMYVNSDLTWSQAQSNCAAVGSMLVSVHSTQEYGFLQRLTSNYNSEVWLGGFYLQDQWLWLDGSWFYNNTWASHSEDSSNPCLMLNSNEGYSNYQCNNYIPSICVKNSNVPLLMVCPYGWTGFQGRCYYHNQETLSWHDADSTCASLGANLVSVHSLEEYNFLYQTAATTAWLGGFYLMDQWMWLDGSWFYQGFYDDMSPDSSNPCLSTFNYAGWTNYPCDEMFPSFCVKNVAP, translated from the exons ATGAAGTTGTCTCTCGTCCTGTGTCTTCTCCTTGCTGTTGTCCTCTCTGTTAGGGCTAAAG TGTTAACCAATGTAGAGGCTGTCACTCTCACTACAACCCCGGTCCCTGTCACTACGGTCACGGGGCTTTACAATGACACCACCTCCACTATTTCAACTACTACAAGGCCCCCTACAGTCACAGCAACTCCACCTATCTCTTCtccatcaacaacaacaccagTTCCGACTACACAAGCTCCCCTCTCCCCGAGCCAGATAATGTGTCCAAAAGGATGGAAGCTGTTCCAGGGACGTTGCTACATGTATGTGAATAGCGACTTGACCTGGTCCCAggctcag TCCAACTGTGCCGCGGTTGGGTCCATGTTGGTTTCCGTCCACAGCACCCAGGAGTATGGTTTCCTCCAACGACTCACCTCCAACTATAATTCAGAGGTTTGGCTGGGTGGCTTCTACCTACAG GACCAGTGGTTATGGCTTGATGGTTCCTGGTTTTACAACAACACCTGGGCCAGCCATTCAGAAGACAGCAGTAACCCCTGCCTAATGCTAAATTCTAATG AGGGATACTCCAATTATCAATGCAATAATTACATTCCGTCCATCTGTGTGAAGAACTCTAACGTCC CATTGCTCATGGTGTGTCCTTATGGCTGGACGGGGTTCCAGGGCCGCTGTTACTACCACAACCAGGAAACTTTGAGCTGGCATGACGCTGAC TCTACCTGTGCTAGTCTCGGGGCAAATCTGGTTTCCGTCCACAGTCTCGAAGAGTATAACTTCCTCTATCAAACTGCTGCTACTACAGCCTGGCTGGGTGGATTTTACCTAATG GACCAGTGGATGTGGCTCGATGGCTCCTGGTTTTATCAGGGATTTTATGATGATATGTCTCCAGACAGTTCCAACCCATGCCTTTCAACATTTAATTATG CTGGATGGACCAATTACCCATGTGATGAAATGTTTCCTTCGTTTTGTGTGAAGAATGTGGCGCCGTGA
- the LOC134864249 gene encoding ribosomal protein S6 kinase beta-2-like isoform X1: MAGVFDIDLETEDLSDTEDDVCDLTVTEPENVQTEEVELTSESVNRDSERVGPDCFELLTVLGKGAYGKVFQVRKVQGAQTGNIFAMKVLKKAKIVCNAKDTAHTRAEREILETVRHPFIVDLLYAFQTGGKLYLILECLSGGELFMQLEKEGIFMEDTACFYLGEITMALGHLHSNGIIYRDLKPENIMLNHQGHIKLTDFGLCKESIHDGTVTHTFCGTIEYMAPEILTRSGHNRAVDWWSLGALMYDMMTGSPPFTAENRKKTMDKILKCKINLPPYLTIDARDLIKKLLKKSASQRLGSSKEDCADIQKHPFFRHINWDDLLNKVVEPPYKPRLQSDEDVSQFDTRFTRQTPVDSPDDTTLSHSAELAFAGFTYVAPSVLESLKEGFSFEPRTRPVRRHNSSPRTPISPMKFSSAGPFKTSMDREHDVFPPTSPPAASGHASLENGGASQPIRTPARNNKQKGHRR; the protein is encoded by the exons ATGGCGGGAGTGTTCGACATAGACTTGGAAACTGAAGACCTCAGCGATACAGAG GATGATGTCTGTGACTTGACTGTAACAGAACCAGAGAA TGTGCAGACGGAGGAGGTGGAGTTGACCAGTGAGAGTGTCaacagagacagtgagagagtgGGACCGGACTGCTTTGAGCTTCTAACCGTGCTCGGAAAAGGAGCCTAtggcaag GTTTTCCAGGTGAGGAAGGTTCAAGGTGCCCAGACTGGAAACATATTTGCCATGAAGGTCCTGAAAAAG GCGAAGATAGTGTGTAATGCTAAAGACACAGCCCATACACGAGCAGAGCGGGAGATCCTGGAGACCGTGAGACACCCGTTCATCGTGGATCTGCTCTACGCCTTCCAGACTGGGGGAAAACTCTACCTCATACTTGAGTGTCTGAGTG GAGGTGAGCTGTTCATGCAGCTGGAGAAGGAGGGAATCTTCATGGAGGACACTGCTTG ttTCTATCTAGGAGAGATCACAATGGCTCTGGGTCACCTCCACTCTAACGGGATCATTTACCGAGACCTCAAACCTGAAAACATCATGCTTAATCaccaag gacACATCAAGCTTACTGACTTTGGTCTCTGTAAGGAATCCATTCATGATGGAACTGTCACCCACACTTTCTGTGGCACCATAGAGTACAT GGCTCCAGAGATCCTGACCAGGTCgggtcacaacagagccgtaGACTGGTGGAGTCTCGGAGCCCTGATGTACGATATGATGACCGGATCG CCTCCATTCACAGCTGAAAACAGGAAGAAGACCATGGATAAGATTCTTAAGTGTAAAATCAATCTGCCTCCATACCTTACCATTGATGCCAGAGACCTCATCAAGAAG TTGTTGAAGAAGAGTGCATCCCAAAGACTTGGCTCCAGTAAGGAAGACTGTGCCGATATCCAG AAACATCCGTTCTTCAGGCATATCAACTGGGATGACCTGCTGAATAAGGTCGTAGAGCCGCCTTACAAGCCACGCCTG CAATCGGACGAGGATGTGAGCCAGTTTGACACCAGATTCACTCGACAGACACCAGTGGACAGTCCTGACGACACAACACTCAGCCACAGTGCAGAGCTCGCTTTCGCT GGTTTCACCTACGTGGCTCCATCCGTCCTAGAGAGTTTAAAAGAAGGTTTCTCATTCGAACCCCGAACACGACCTGTACGCCGACACAACAGCAGTCCACGCACACCcatcag TCCTATGAAATTTTCCTCGGCGGGACCTTTCAAGACCAGCATGGACAGAGAGCATGATGTTTTCCCTCCCACCTCACCACCAGCAGCTTCAGGTCATGCCTCACTGGAAAACGGAGGGGCCAGTCAGCCGATCCGGACTCCGGCAAGGAACAACAAGCAGAAGGGACACCGGAGATGA